AGACTTCGTCTACTGAAACCTATGGTGTGTGAGCCTGGTCAAAGATTTACTCTGCGTTTGGGTGATTTGACGCTCGGTACTGGCGTTATTACCAAAATCAACAACAATTTGTCTGAGGAGGACAGACTAAAACTCTTGGAAGGCAAGAAGGCCCGGGAAAAGGCTGCTtccaaaaagtaaataaatattgttacatttaaattgTTAAGCCTAGAAGTGTAGTCcaattaatattgtatgcaTTTACCAATGTAAAGTTCAATAAAaggtattaaaacaaaacttcaaTTATTTTTCATCACCCAAAAACCTGATGTTTTGCTACTTGCAGTTCAATTCTAATGTAATATTTCTAGACTACATATCACATATTACACACCTTCCTACATCTATACTCTAGTGTATGTTGTGCTTTATGTAAGATATCTAGCCCAGATAATCAGTCTCGTGAATTCTGATCTCATAATCGGAttaattcagcattagattTCAGGCCTTTTTTTAGTCCTCGGATAAATGGCATGTTTGGAGTGGTGGAGTCCTATGTAATACATGGAGAATGCGCGACCACAGTTATTCCATGAGCGAGAATCGAACTTGCGAAGATCGTAAGCGTGTCACTCAACCAATGCCGACCGTATGCAAAATGATATGAGCAATGGAAACTTTGAAAGTCCTTGGCTTCGTAGTAATTTCAAATGCAATACGAGGAATATAGTAAATAACGACCCTTCTTATTCACGGTTGGTTTAAACATTCAGTGCCATCAACTCGCCCAGAGTCCACGTAAATTTAATTCAAGTACTGTATAGATATTAGATTTCCTAAGATTTATCACATCGTTGGCCATGTGACACAACGATTAcctatagttaattattatgccCATGTGTGATAGGTACCTCAAAAGCATAAATCGTTCTTAGATACGACTACGTCATCGATGACATGATCACATCAGTCGGCAAAAAGTATGAGTCACATGTCGCAGTTCGCACATTGTAATTTATCTCTTGGCTATGTAAATTTTACATTACTTTCCTTAAAAATTGTAGAAGTTGCTTTAAATATCcataaactgaaaaataaaacaaagcaaagtattttttgaactttatttcaaaaatttatcACCACAATTTACAATGTCATATTGTCAGTCGtgtacaaaacaaaacttacgCACTGGTTATGTACATGCTACTGTAACAGTTAAGCATTAACTATAGTAAATGTACCATCAGGAAGGCTTATTGTGTAGGATAAACATGAGTGACCTatacacaattaataaataacataggcCCAACTCCATGGGTAAAAGGAATACAAATACAAAGTTACATGACGTTATAGTATTACTTACTCCAAGTGCCATTGAGAAAAATGACAACTTTTCTTTCACATATGATTAATTAAAGCAAAACtagaaattatgacaataagTTAACAATGAATTTAATACAAACTCATGGAGCACTTGAAATTATggaatgaaaatttaaattgatACACTGGTGTACAAAATTGCACATACAATGTAGTTATAGCACTGAAATTTAGCATTAGCTATTTATTGCTGTATTTACAAGTCTTCATCTTCCTCCGGCAGTGCAGTGTCTTGGGCTTCTTTGAGATCCTTTTCGATTTGGTTCTGCCATTGTGGGTCCATTGTGACTTCCGGAGGCAAGAGAGCAGGCATCGCAACAAACTCCAGGTTACCATCACCAATCAGTTTCCTAGCTAACCACAGGAAGGGCTTTTCGAAGTTGTAGTTAGACTTGGCAGAGATGTCATAGTActgtaaacaaaacaagaaaccATATTAAATGTTGTTCTTTAATTTTGGAATAGGACTATCAAAACATGAGTGAATGAGCAATGCAAAGGTCTTACCTGAAGGTTCTTTTTCCTGTGGAACACAATTGTTTTTGCTTTGACTTTCCTGTCCTTGATGTCTACTTTGTTACCACACAAAACAATGGGAATGCCTTCACATACACGAACTAAGTCTCTATGCCAATTTGGTACGTTTTTGTAAGTGACACGGGAGGTTACGTCGAACATGATGATGGCACATTGGCCTTGAATATAGTAGCCATCTCTTAATCCTCCAAATTTCTCTTGGCCAGCTGTATCCCATACGTTAAATCTGATAGGACCACGGTTTGTGTGGAAGACCAAGGGGTGCACTTCGACGCCGAGTGTTGCAACGTATTTTTTCTCGAACTCTCCAGTCAAATGTCGTTTGACGAATGTTGTTTTGCCAGTACCACCATCACCAACTAGCACGCATTTGAATGTGGGCATATCATCTGCCatttttgtagatttttatttctaattctgAAAAGTAATGGAAAAGTTTAAGATTAGCAAAAAAATGACAAAGTCTGCATGACGTTAGGTCTACGACCGTTTGGCGCAAACAAGTCGATTCCTTAGTGTTTCTTGTATCTTTTGAAGGtcgtaaaataaaacagtaaataacACTTTGCggggaaaatataaaatacactgAACCTTTGAAATTGACAACTTAAATTTGCTTTAACTTTTCACCGAATGGCGCTCAACTAGGCTCACAGGAATTTAGCTCTATAGTACCGAACATTAACACGAATTACACTAGAACTACACAACTAATAacgtaaatatataataaaatgacaAGGATTTGAAGTATAGAACGAAATTACATAAAATCTAAACACTTATTACCAAGATCGTTAAAGAAAATCGAGATTAAACTCGTTGCAGCTTAAAGTCGTTACGGCTCACAATGGCGTCACTTGACTAAGCGGAAGAATTTTTTGACAACGACTGGCGCAATGGTTCTGGAAGtcaaatgtatgttttattattataaaaaaatcgtaaaGAGTAATACGAAAATAGacaataatttgatattataatattttattttatattacattttttaagttAACATTTAGttgggtttttatttaatttaaacttagcTACGTTAAAAAGTATTATAGTGATTTTAGCGCCTTTGCTGCTTTACCGACACTTCTCTTGACGTCACACACAGTAACGAACAGTTGCGCCATCTACAACTTTACTAAATTTCACATAGTACATGAGACAGGTAGTGAAGTTTTGTTCGTTTCGTGTGTATCGATTTTTTGAGTGAAGTGAACGTAGTGTTCGTGTCCTTTAGTTTAGTGACGTTTGTTAGAAAAATATCTGTGAATGGGATTGTGTAACGAGATAAAACGTTTACTTGGTGTGTGATTCTCTGTAAAGGATGACGAAGGATAGGTT
This window of the Spodoptera frugiperda isolate SF20-4 chromosome 23, AGI-APGP_CSIRO_Sfru_2.0, whole genome shotgun sequence genome carries:
- the LOC118267190 gene encoding GTP-binding nuclear protein Ran translates to MADDMPTFKCVLVGDGGTGKTTFVKRHLTGEFEKKYVATLGVEVHPLVFHTNRGPIRFNVWDTAGQEKFGGLRDGYYIQGQCAIIMFDVTSRVTYKNVPNWHRDLVRVCEGIPIVLCGNKVDIKDRKVKAKTIVFHRKKNLQYYDISAKSNYNFEKPFLWLARKLIGDGNLEFVAMPALLPPEVTMDPQWQNQIEKDLKEAQDTALPEEDEDL